A single region of the Melopsittacus undulatus isolate bMelUnd1 chromosome 10, bMelUnd1.mat.Z, whole genome shotgun sequence genome encodes:
- the BHLHE23 gene encoding class E basic helix-loop-helix protein 23 — MAELKSLGGEAYLALPSGYGPSAFAYGTVRGGTEGPRGAYPGGGGADFHPGALGKSAESSGEQSGDEEDGFEAAVKGGSGFEREGKLKGGALGKKPKEQRSLRLSINARERRRMHDLNDALDGLRSVIPYAHSPSVRKLSKIATLLLAKNYILMQAQALEEMRRLVAYLNQGQALSAPLPATLNPFAQSAVYPFGGAALPGCPEKCTAFTGAASLCKHCNDKP; from the coding sequence ATGGCCGAGCTTAAGTCGTTGGGGGGCGAAGCGTACCTGGCGCTGCCGTCGGGGTACGGCCCGTCCGCCTTCGCCTATGGGACTGTGCGCGGAGGGACGGAGGGTCCGCGGGGAGCGTACCCGGGGGGCGGCGGAGCGGACTTCCATCCCGGAGCGCTGGGCAAGTCGGCGGAGAGCAGCGGCGAGCAGAGCGGCGACGAGGAGGACGGCTTCGAGGCCGCGGTGAAGGGCGGCTCGGGCTTCGAGCGAGAGGGCAAGCTGAAAGGGGGAGCCCTGGGTAAGAAGCCGAAGGAGCAGCGCTCGCTGCGGCTCAGCATCAACGCACGGGAGCGGCGGAGGATGCACGACCTGAACGATGCGCTGGATGGGCTGCGCTCCGTTATCCCCTATGCCCACAGCCCCTCGGTGCGGAAACTCTCCAAAATCGCCACCCTGCTCCTGGCCAAGAACTACATCCTCATGCAGGCGCAGGCCCTGGAGGAGATGCGGCGGCTGGTGGCTTACCTGAACCAGGGCCAGGCGCTGAGCGCCCCGCTGCCTGCCACCCTCAACCCCTTCGCACAGTCGGCCGTGTACCCCTTCGGCGGAGCGGCCTTGCCCGGCTGCCCCGAGAAATGCACTGCCTTCACAGGAGCAGCCTCCCTCTGCAAACACTGTAACGACAAGCCTTGA